Genomic segment of Umezawaea sp. Da 62-37:
CATCGAGCCGTGGAACACCGGTTCGCGGAAGGTCGCGGAGGCGGCCGGGTACCAGCGGGAGGGGCTGCTGCGCAGCCACCAGGAGATCGGGGGCACCCGGCGGGACATGCTGCTGTACGCCGCGATCAGGCCGTGACCACCCGCGCCGACGCCAGTCCCCGCACCCTGGCCAACCGCTGGGCCTCGTCGGAAACGGCGGCGGGCGGCGCTTCCCCGAACGGCCGGAGCGTCACGTCCAGGCGCTTGCCCGCGGCCTTGGCCTGCCACGTCCCGGTGACCTCCCCGTCCACCACGATCGCCCCGCGCCGCCCGAGGATCCGCCACACCTCCTTCTGCGCCGCCTTGTCCGGCACCAGCAGGTCCCGGTCGCGGGCCTGGAGGTACGGGTCGAGCGGGGGCAGCAGCCGGACCACGTCGGGATCGGGGGCGTCGAGGAGCGCGGGGACCTGATCGGCGGGCAGCCAGGCCTTCCTGCCGTCGACGCGGACCTCCGCGAGGTCCGACGGCCACACCTCCTTGATCACCGCGGCCGTGGTCCCGAAGTACCCGGCGACCTCCGACGGACCGGCCGGGCCGTGCAGGCGCAGGTAGGCGAGCAGCAGGTCCTCGAAGCCGACGGTGGAGGACGGCACGCCGGGCCACGGGGACGTGGGGACGAAGGTGACGGTCTTGGGCGCGGTGTCGAACACGAGGCCGGCGGGCAGCGCGGCCAACCGGAAGACCGGGTCCTGCACGTGGGTCGCGTCGCAGCCGCGGCACCAGGCCGTCACCTCGGGCGGCACCAGCGGTGTGACCAGCCTGCTCGCCTCGCCCTTGGTCATCGGCGCGGTGACGACCTCGCGCAGCGCCGACGC
This window contains:
- a CDS encoding winged helix DNA-binding domain-containing protein; its protein translation is MAESVDRAQVIAYRVAAHQFDRASTDLRVFDLGVSDSERSAAAALAARLAVDPDLDDYTATWTVRGAPHLHRPADFPALAARVWPLGDADAIARMSRPRGVASGLAALTAVASALREVVTAPMTKGEASRLVTPLVPPEVTAWCRGCDATHVQDPVFRLAALPAGLVFDTAPKTVTFVPTSPWPGVPSSTVGFEDLLLAYLRLHGPAGPSEVAGYFGTTAAVIKEVWPSDLAEVRVDGRKAWLPADQVPALLDAPDPDVVRLLPPLDPYLQARDRDLLVPDKAAQKEVWRILGRRGAIVVDGEVTGTWQAKAAGKRLDVTLRPFGEAPPAAVSDEAQRLARVRGLASARVVTA